AATTGGACGAAGCGGGCGCGTTCGCCGAGCTGGCGGAGGATTCGCCGCGGCTGATCTTCGCCGAGGGTGGTCAGTGCGTAGGTGGTGAAGAGGATGACTTCGCCGCGTCCGGGCCGGTGGCGGACGATCATGGAACCGTCCGGGAAGCGGTGGATGATTTCGCCGCCGTCGAGGGTGACGCGGTTGGTCTGCGGATCGACGATGACGCCGGCGAGCGGCCGGAGGTCGGCTTGGATGATTTGGCGCGGTTCGAGGCTTTGATCGCGAAGCTGGCCGAGGGCGAGGACGAGGCGGCCGCCGGTTTCGGCGTAGCGGATGAAGGTTTCGAGCTGTCGCGGCACGCAGCCGTTGGAGCCGAGGGCGCAGACGAACTCGTAGTCCTTCATCGTTTCGAGCGGCGTATCCCACGGGATGACGTCGAGCGGGCCGTAGGGCGTGCCGGTCATGAGGCGGTCGAAGCGGCCGCTCATGTAGCCGCCGATTTTGGGAAAGAAGACGTCGAGGAGTTTCCAGTCGCGGTAGCGCAGGACTTCCCAGTCGGGAGGATTGATGTCCTGTTGGAGCTGCGGCATGAAGCGCGGCAGACGCAGGTGGGACCATTCGCCGGCGCCGTGCATGGCGGCCATTTTGACGATCTGCGGGCCGAGTGTGGGATGGCGGCGGGCGTAGCGGGCGGCGTCGCAGAATTCGCGGCCGGTTTCGGTGGGTTTGACGCGGCCGTCGGCGTCGCGGCGGAAGAGGGTGCCTTCGTGGAAGAGGAATTTGGCACCGGCGTGGAGGTAGACCCGCAGGCCCTGTCGCCACTCGAGCGGGTGGTGGTTCATGCGGAATCGCCAGCTCCACGGGTCGTAGTCGAAGCCGTGCGGGAGGTTGTGGGCTTTGGCGGCGCCGCGACCGGCGGCGACGGTGGCGTTGAAGCAGCCGCGGAAGATGGCTTTGTTGACGGTCATTTCGGCTCCGCCGGCGGCGAAGTGGGCGACGGCGAAGGGATTGCCGGCCTGGTAGATGGCGGTGCAGCGGGCGGGGTCGTTGAGTCTGTTCCACAGCTCGTCTTTCCATTTGCGGTTGGCTTCGACGATCGTGCGTTCGACCCAGAATTCGTTGTCGGTGGTGTCGTCGTAGCGGACGGTTCCGCGGCCGAACTGGACCTGGGCCATTTTGTTTTTCATGGCGGGGCTTTTGAACAGGTCGCGTTCGCGGTCTTCGACTTCGGGAAACCAGATGTAGACGCGGCAGTCGTCGATGCGGTCGAGGAGTCGGTTGGCCATGGTCAGACCGGCGGCGTACTGCGGCCGGGTGGCGTGGGACTCGGATCCGCACGGACCCCACCACTCGCCGGCCCCGCAGGTCGGGACGATGAAGGCGCGGAGCTTGGAGTTGGCGAGGGCTTCGAGGAGTTCGTCCGGGAGGTGGTAGAGGTGGACGCCGTCGATACCGGCGGCTTCGAGGATCGGGATCAGGTCGATCTGGTGGCGGACGGCCTGTGGCGAGGCGTTGGAGTAGACGGCGATGGCGGGCAGGTAGGATTCGATGCCTTCGTGGACGATCACGACGTCCATCGTCGGATAGGGTTGTGGGGCGACCGGGGTAAGGTCGGGTTCGACGAGCGGGGCTTGGAAGTAGTCGCGGTTGACCAGGAGCGGAGGGATCTTGGTGACGGTCAGGGAGTCGAGTTGATCGTAGGTGTCGCAGGCGACCGGCTCGGCGGGCCCGCGGTCGAGGCAGGCGGAGAATTCGGCGAAGCGGATGCCGCCGGAGGGTTGATCGTCGGGGCGATAGCGGCGGTCCTTGAGGAAGGCGAGGCGGGCCGGGCCGTCGCGGTCTGGCACGTAGGAGAAGATGACTTTGCCGCCGTTGGCCATATCGCGGCTGCGGGACCAGACGATGTGGCGGTCAGCCAGGATCAGGTCCGGCAGTTCGTCGAAGCGGAAGATGAAGGTGAATTGGCGGTTGGCGAGGAGGTCTTTGACCCAGTCGACGGCGACGCCCCAGACGGCGTCGGTTCCCTGGAAGGTTGTTTTGCCCCAGACGAGTGGTGGCGCGGTGACGCCGCCGCCCTGGTGAAGCAGGTCGATTTGGCCGTATTCGTAGAGGACCGAGAGGGGCACGCACGGGTCTTCATCGCCGATGCGTCCCCAGTCGTCGGCTGAGACGGCTCCGAAGTTCACCGCCTGATCATCCATTGTCTGTCGCTCCGTTCGCTGAGACGCAGTTCGGCCGTCAGCCCATCCACAAATGCTCCAATGAGACAGTGCACAAGTTTGCGGAAAGGGCGGCGGGTGTCAAGGGGTGTCCGATGGTTTCGGGTGGATGGTGGGGCTATCGGTTCGGCGGATTTGGGTGAGGGAGCAGGTGCGGGGTCGGTCGGCGGGGGATTGGGCGATGCGTTCGGCGCGGGTCTGGACGGCGTCGAGGGCTTGCTGGAGGCGTTGGGTGCCTTCTTCGAGGCTCAGACGGGCGGTGTCGAGGGGCCGGCCGATGACGACGAAGGCCCTGGTGAACGGGATGGGGATCTGGAGGCAGCGGTCGGCGGGTCCGACGGTCCAGGATCGCGTGAAGGCGATTCCGGCGGGTACGATCGGCATTCTGGAGCGTCGTGCGATGCCCACGGCCCCCTTTGAGGCCACTCGTCGCGGGCCGACGGGCCCGTCGACGGTGACGGCCAGATGTTGCTGGGTTCCGAGGCGGGTCATTTCCCAGAAGGCTTCGCGGCCGCCGCGGTCTTTGCGGCCGTGGTCGGTGGAGCCTCGGACGGCGACGCCGCCGAATCGGGCGAGGACCCTGGTGGCCAGTTCGCCGTCGGCGCTTTTGGAGATCAGGGGCACGGCGACGTCGGCGTGGGTGACCAGGGGTACGAGCAGTGTCTCGTGCCAGAAGGCGTAGAGGTAGGGCCGGGTCGCGCGGTGCGGGAGGGACGGGGGATCGTCGGCGACGAATCGCAGGTCGAGGGTTCCGATCCAGCCGGAGACGGTCCAGTGGATCAGTCGGGGCAGGAGCTGGTATTTGAGCAAGGCTCGGAGGCCCTGGGTTGCTGGCGTCATAGGGAGGCTGGCCTTCCTGGATTCCACGGGACGGGTTATCCGCCGGGATCATTAGAGATGGATCGGCGGTGGAATTCAAGGGGATTCGGGTTTCCTGCGGGGTGGCAGGGAGCGTACAATCGCCGTCCTGGCTGCGGCCCGGGATCGCGCGGGAGCGTGCCTGCGACGGGCGGCGGACGACAGAGCGTCCATGAATATTGGGCAGGAGCGATGAGCATGTTTGAGAAAGAGCATACCGAGAGTATTTTGAAGTTCTATGCGACGTATCCGCGGTACGCGGAGGTGGAGCAGTTCCGGCGGCTGCGGAGTTCGGTCGGGTCGGTGCGGAACGTGTTTTACGGCGACTCGATTACGGCGGCGTGGCCGGTGCAGGAGTTTTTTCCGAACCATTCGATTCTGAATCGCGGGATCGGGGGCGACAGCGTGTACGGTTTGCGCTATCGGATGGAGGACGACGTGTTCGCGTACTCGCCGCAGCGGGTGTTCATGCTGATCGGGATCAATGGGATTCAAGAGACGGAAGAGCGGATTATCGCGCACATTCAGGCGTTGGCGGGGATGATGCGGGAACGGGGGATTGAGGTGGGTTTGTCGAGCATTCTACCGTTGCGGGCGGTGCCGAACGGTGACGGTCGGGTCCAGTATCTGGAGAAGATCGTGCGGATCAACGAGGTGCTGCGGGAGACGGCGGCGGGCGATGAGGGGTTGTTTTTCCTGGACTACCACGCGGCGGTCCGCGATGGGAGCGGCCAACTGGCGGCGGAGTTCTCCCAGCCGGACGGGCTGCACATCACGTTTGAGGCGTATTGCCGGATGGCGGAGGTGGTTCGGCCGCACCTTGTGGGGTGAGGTGTCGGCGGAAGGGGTTCCGAGCCTGATTGAGGCGTTTGTGCGTCTTTTCCGGTCAATCGGCCGCCCACGGCGGCTGACGAGGCCGAAGGGGGCATGCGTGAGGAAGGAACGCGCCCGGCGGGATTCGAACCTGCGACCTACGGTTTAGGAAACCGTTGCTCTGTCCTACTGAGCTACGGGCGCAACTCAATTATATTCCAAGCACTTGCGCGGCAATCGGCTTTTTGCTGGTTGTGTCTCTGGCGTCGAGGCCGTATTCCACGGCCAATGTCGCTTACAAAGAAGCAAGCCGCATCAACAAGTTTCCGCTTACTTTACATCCCACGGGCCCATACTGCAAGAGGATCAGGGGCCGGCTGTGCTACTTTGGTTCGGACGGGCCGAAGGCTCTGCCGCGGGATC
The window above is part of the Phycisphaerae bacterium genome. Proteins encoded here:
- a CDS encoding DUF374 domain-containing protein codes for the protein MTPATQGLRALLKYQLLPRLIHWTVSGWIGTLDLRFVADDPPSLPHRATRPYLYAFWHETLLVPLVTHADVAVPLISKSADGELATRVLARFGGVAVRGSTDHGRKDRGGREAFWEMTRLGTQQHLAVTVDGPVGPRRVASKGAVGIARRSRMPIVPAGIAFTRSWTVGPADRCLQIPIPFTRAFVVIGRPLDTARLSLEEGTQRLQQALDAVQTRAERIAQSPADRPRTCSLTQIRRTDSPTIHPKPSDTP